The genomic DNA GTCCCCGCTAATCCGAATAATTGAAATACCACCTTCGCCAGGCGGCGTTGAAATTGCCGCGATCGTATCAAATTCTGTGGTCGTTGGCATACCATCATGTCCTTTCTTGTCAGCGTTTCATCGCCTAATACCATACCAAATTTACTTACAATTAGTTAATAATATGTCCTAAAATGCAGAAAAAAAGCGCCTAGTCCACGCCACCTTAAAGCGTGGATAAAGCACTTTGACTACTTTATCTAAAAGATAAGAATGATTAACACCTACTATAATAGCTCACTCGGAGTTTGTCAAACGCCTGTTTGCGTTCTTATAAATGAACTATTTGCGAATTGCCACAACTACGGCACGGTGTGGATCACGACCTTCCGAGAATGTCGTAACATGCCGATTATTCGCTAGTTCAGCGTGAATTAATTTACGTTCAAATGATGGCATTGGATCCAAAAAGACTTGTTTGCCCGTTGCAATTACTTCTCTAGCCGTACTCTCCGCTAATCGCTTGAGCGTTGCAGCCCGACGCTCACGATAATCATCGACATCCAGCACCACATTGACGTGCGACGCACCGTGATGATTCATATAAACTTGCGCTAAATCTTGCAATGCATTAATCGTTCGACCATGTTTTCCAATCAACAAGCCCTGCTTAGCCGTATCAAAATTTAAAGTGGCATAGCGGTTACCAAAATCAACATCAAGATCAGCCGTGACCCCCAGTGCCTTAACCACTGTAAGCAAGTAGTCGCACAAAGCGCGCACCGCAGTTTCGTTAGCCGCTTGGCGAGCAGCAATTTCAGCTGGTGTCCGGGGTGACTGACCGTCATTAGCTGAAGCAACTTTAGTCTTATCGGTAGCTACTGGTTGGTCTTCATCACCAGCCACAACGGG from Lactiplantibacillus paraplantarum includes the following:
- the jag gene encoding RNA-binding cell elongation regulator Jag/EloR, whose translation is MTVFEGNTVAAAIAAGLKQLHRTRDQVEVEVIAKAKKGFLGLGKQPAQVRLTVVSPAETPETATSASTMTMSKQAMSVESTTSSVSGSTVGSATSMPTSQATTDSAKPATSTATHTKTVTKPASVADTMGPVVAGDEDQPVATDKTKVASANDGQSPRTPAEIAARQAANETAVRALCDYLLTVVKALGVTADLDVDFGNRYATLNFDTAKQGLLIGKHGRTINALQDLAQVYMNHHGASHVNVVLDVDDYRERRAATLKRLAESTAREVIATGKQVFLDPMPSFERKLIHAELANNRHVTTFSEGRDPHRAVVVAIRK